The following proteins are encoded in a genomic region of Homo sapiens chromosome X genomic patch of type FIX, GRCh38.p14 PATCHES HG439_PATCH:
- the CT47A5 gene encoding cancer/testis antigen 47A (The RefSeq protein has 1 substitution compared to this genomic sequence), with product MSATGDRHPTQGDQEAPVSQEGAQAEAAGAGNQEGGDSGPDSSDVVPAAEVVGVAGPVEGLGEEEGEQAAGLAAVPRGGSAEEDSDIGPATEEEEEEEGNEAANFDLAVVARRYPASGIHFVLLDMVHSLLHRLSHNDHILIENRQLSRLMVGPHAAARNLWGNLPPLLLPQRLGAGAAARAGEGLGLIQEAASVPEPAVPADLAEMAREPAEEAAEEKLSEEATEEPDAEEPATEEPTAQEATAPEEVTKSQPEKWDEEAQDAAGEEEKEQEKEKDAENKVKNSKGT from the exons ATGTCTGCCACAGGGGACCGACACCCGACCCAAGGGGACCAGGAGGCCCCGGTAAGCCAGGAGGGAGCACAGGCCGAGGCGGCCGGAGCTGGTAACCAGGAGGGCGGCGACTCCGGCCCCGACAGCAGCGACGTGGTGCCTGCGGCCGAGGTGGTCGGAGTCGCAGGGCCCGTGGAAGGCCTcggggaggaggagggtgagcAGGCGGCAGGCCTGGCCGCAGTCCCCCGGGGCGGGAGCGCCGAGGAGGACTCAGATATCGGGCCCGCGacggaggaagaggaggaggaagaggggaacgAGGCGGCCAACTTCGACTTGGCGGTGGTCGCCCGTCGCTACCCGGCGTCGGGCATTCACTTCGTGCTCCTGGACATGGTCCACTCCCTTCTCCACCGCCTCTCTCACAACGACCACATCCTCATAGAGAACCGTCAACTCAGCCGCCTGATGGTGGGGCCACACGCTGCTGCGCGCAACCTCTGGGGCAACCTCCCCCCGCTGCTGCTGCCccagaggctgggtgcaggggccgCAGTCCGGGCGGGCGAGGGCCTGGGCCTGATCCAGGAGGCCGCATCGGTCCCAGAGCCTGCAGTGCCAGCTGACCTGGCGGAGATGGCCAGGGAGCCCGCGGAGGAGGCCGCAGAGGAGAAGCTCTCAGAGGAGGCCACAGAGGAACCAGACGCAGAGGAACCGGCCACAGAAGAACCGACCGCACAGGAGGCCACGGCCCCAGAGG AAGTCACTAAATCTCAGCCCGAAAAGTGGGATGAAGAGGCCCAAGATGCTGCAGGcgaggaagagaaagaacaagaaaaagagaaggatgcGGAAAACAAGGTGAAGAACTCCAAAGGGACCTAG